Below is a window of Methanosarcinales archaeon DNA.
TCGTCCAACAATTTTATAAAAATATTAAAAGCCTTGAAAAAAATATAGTAAAAAGTTTTAATCCTCACGTTTTCCAGCAATGAATTCTTCTGTTAAACGATAAGCTTCATCATCTGTGAACTGTTTAGGAGGATGTTTCATAAAATAAGCCGATGGAGAGAACAGCACTCCGCTAATACCTCTATTAAGAGCCAGTTTACAACATCGTATTGCATTGATGACTACCCCGGCAGAGTTGGGAGAATCTTCTACAGATAACCGCAGTTCAAGGTTCATTTCAACATCTCCAAACAACTTGCCTTCTATTCTCAGGTAGCAGATCTTATTATCCTTTTGCCAGGGAACATAATCGCTGGGTCCTATGTGGATATTTTCATCATCAAGCCTTGTGGCAATTACTGACTGGACAGATTCGGTCTTGGATGTCTTTTTCGAAACAAGCCTGCTTCTGTTTAGCATGTTAAGAAAATCCGTATTTCCACCGGTATTTAACTGATAAGTTCGTTCGATCTTAACCCCCCTTTTTTCAAATAGATCGGCCAGTGTCCTGTGGGTAATAGTGGCTCCTAATTGGGCCTTGATATCATCTCCGATTATGGGTAAACCCTTTTCTTTGAACCTTTGTGCCCATGTAGGGTCACTGGCAATAAACACGGGCATATTATTAATAAAACCAACATTGGCATCAAGAGCACACTCAGCATAGAACCGTACAGCCTCTTCCGAACCTACTGGTAAATAATTTAATAGTATTTCCACACCCGAATCTGCCAATATTTTTACAATGTCTTCTTTAGATAATTCTTTTTCGTCAGCTTTGACAAAAGAGTGTTTCTCATCGTAATCATTCATGTGCTCTGAAAAACCATCAAGTATTTGTCCCATATTTACTTTGACATTTGACTTAGGTATATTATCACAAAACACTGTTGTGCAGTTAGGTAATGCAAAAATAGCCTCTGAAACATCCTTTCCCACCTTTCTTTTATCAATATCGAAAGCAGCTACAACATCAATATTATAAGGTTTGTACCCATCAATGTCCCAGTGCATCAGTCCAGAAGCATCGTTCTGATTCTTGCTCCTGTAATATTCGATACCTTGGATCAATGAACTGGCGCAATTTCCGATCCCTACAATTGCGATTTTAATGTTTTGCATGAACAATTACCTCTAATCCCGAGGATATTCTATGAGTTTTTAGTTCTTTAAATAAATTACGTAATTTAAGTAATAATAAATTTTATTATTCAATACATTGCAGGATAATATAAAATGAGTGTATTTAGTTGCCAATAATTGTGCTTAAACATTATACGACTGATCAATGATTAACGTTAAATTTCAATTTTTTTCTATCCCCAAACTTTATTACCCATCAAAGTATCATTACACGTTCATTAAATGCCAGTTTCATAGGTGGGATAAGTCCCGCAGGAATGTGGCCCCTAAGGGGTTGAACCGTGAAACTTGGAAACACTATTAGGAGACAACGAAACATGGCAAAATCAATGTATGGTCATATTAGGGATGCCTGGAAAGATCCAGACAAAACCTATGTTCATGAACTCAGATGGCACAGACTCCAGGAATGGAGACGGGAATCTGCTGTCCAGAGGATAGATAAACCCACACGGCTGGACCGTGCCCGCAGTCTTGGTTACAAAGCCAAACAGGGCATCGTACTGGCAAGAGCAAGTGTCAGGCGTGGAAGTGCCCGGAAATCCCGGTATATAAGAGGACGCAGGACCAAGCGTATGGGCATGCGCAAGATCACAAGGGGCAAGAGCATCCAGCGCATAGCTGAAGAAAGGACTGCACGCCGGTTTCCTAACCTTCTGATATTAAATTCATACTGGGTAGCCGAAGATGGAAAGCGCAAATGGTACGAGGTAATTATGGTAGACCCAAGCCACCCTGTCATAAAAAGCGATCCAAATCTGAACTGGGTATGCAATCCTAATCAAAAAGGTCGTGTATTCAGGGGCAAGACCAGTGCTGGTACCAAAGGAAGGGGCCAGCGAAAGCGGGGTAATGGTACTGAAAAGACCCGACCTAGTATCAGATCTCATGGTAATCTAGGAAAGTGAGAACACCAGTTCTCACCCCACTATTTTTTTATTTTAGGCATATAAGCTGGTAGCATGTTCCATCATATCTATTTGCGTACAAGCTCTCAAGCTACTGAAGACACGGAAAAGGTCCGCTCTGCTCTTAGACTATTTTTCCCTCAAAGGGATGATGCTGGAAATGATGAACCCGACATTATCCATGAAAGTATCATGTCAGGTCACTACGGGAATTTAATTACAATCCTGGAAGCAGAAATTGTAAAGAAAAAGGACGGCAAGTATGTAATAGACCTGATTAAGCAGCACCTTGATCCTGAGGAATTATCCAGAATTGTCACAGAACTTCCACTGCGGATTGATGAAGAGTGTAACCTTTATTTAAGGTTCGATAAACAAGAAGCTTATAAGGGTAATTTGAAAATGGCACAGATATCTGATGCTATTCTCCTTCGAATAAAATTAAAGGCTTATCCGGCAAAACAGGAAAAAGCAATATATGTGGCAAAGGAATTATTTAGTGAGGTGAATTGTGGGCATAATTAAAAGTTCAAAATTTTATGATCTAAACGTCCACTCTCAACCTGATTTCGCTGATTCCCCAAACAGGATGGTACTAGAAGCAAAAAAGCTGGGGTACTCTGGTATTTGTTTAAGTTCAATAAATCCAGGTAACGTAATTTTGTCGCCAGATATTCCCACACATCTTACTAAAAATTTTGACGTTTATACCGGGATTGAAATTAAAGAGGATAATGTTTCTAAAATGAAAAAAAATGCGGGCAAATTAAGAGAAAAAGCTGATATAATCATTGTTTTTGGCGGCTCTGAGGAGGTAAATCGTGCTGCGCTTGAGGAGGGGAGGGTAGATATTCTGTCCCACTCCGCTTCCAGAGGATCTCCTTTGAACCATATTCTGGCAAAAGCAGCATCTTATAATGGTGTAGCACTAGATTTCAATCCCGATGCTATTATAATGCAAAGGGGTGGCAGTAGGATCAAGATACTCTCAGCACTGAGAAAGAATGTTCAATTGGCTAGAAAATATGATGTCCCCATGATTATAACAAGCAATGCAAAATCTCACTATGACCTGCGAGGACCCAGGGAAATGATGGCATTGGGTATGATAATGGGTATGACTCAAAATGAAGCATTACAGGCA
It encodes the following:
- a CDS encoding 50S ribosomal protein L15e, with amino-acid sequence MAKSMYGHIRDAWKDPDKTYVHELRWHRLQEWRRESAVQRIDKPTRLDRARSLGYKAKQGIVLARASVRRGSARKSRYIRGRRTKRMGMRKITRGKSIQRIAEERTARRFPNLLILNSYWVAEDGKRKWYEVIMVDPSHPVIKSDPNLNWVCNPNQKGRVFRGKTSAGTKGRGQRKRGNGTEKTRPSIRSHGNLGK
- a CDS encoding inositol-3-phosphate synthase, with protein sequence MQNIKIAIVGIGNCASSLIQGIEYYRSKNQNDASGLMHWDIDGYKPYNIDVVAAFDIDKRKVGKDVSEAIFALPNCTTVFCDNIPKSNVKVNMGQILDGFSEHMNDYDEKHSFVKADEKELSKEDIVKILADSGVEILLNYLPVGSEEAVRFYAECALDANVGFINNMPVFIASDPTWAQRFKEKGLPIIGDDIKAQLGATITHRTLADLFEKRGVKIERTYQLNTGGNTDFLNMLNRSRLVSKKTSKTESVQSVIATRLDDENIHIGPSDYVPWQKDNKICYLRIEGKLFGDVEMNLELRLSVEDSPNSAGVVINAIRCCKLALNRGISGVLFSPSAYFMKHPPKQFTDDEAYRLTEEFIAGKRED
- a CDS encoding ribonuclease P protein component 3 (Part of ribonuclease P, a protein complex which generates mature tRNA molecules by cleaving their 5'ends; archaeal RNase P has multiple protein subunits homologous to eukaryotic nuclear RNase P proteins) yields the protein MGIIKSSKFYDLNVHSQPDFADSPNRMVLEAKKLGYSGICLSSINPGNVILSPDIPTHLTKNFDVYTGIEIKEDNVSKMKKNAGKLREKADIIIVFGGSEEVNRAALEEGRVDILSHSASRGSPLNHILAKAASYNGVALDFNPDAIIMQRGGSRIKILSALRKNVQLARKYDVPMIITSNAKSHYDLRGPREMMALGMIMGMTQNEALQALSSVPQAVIKRNLDHNRIMDGVEVLE
- a CDS encoding exosome subunit, with product MFHHIYLRTSSQATEDTEKVRSALRLFFPQRDDAGNDEPDIIHESIMSGHYGNLITILEAEIVKKKDGKYVIDLIKQHLDPEELSRIVTELPLRIDEECNLYLRFDKQEAYKGNLKMAQISDAILLRIKLKAYPAKQEKAIYVAKELFSEVNCGHN